From Dehalococcoidia bacterium:
CGGCGCGCCGAAAAGCCAGAAGTACTGCGCGTCGTGGAGCTGGAGTCCCACGCAGCCGTGGCTCGTCGGCGTGCTGCCGAACACGGATTCCGGACGCCAGTAGTTGAGGTGAATGGCGTTGCCGTAGCGGTCGAAGTACTGCGTGAAGAGGACGCGCTCGACGTCGTATTGCGCCTGACCGGGCGGGTACCCCGCCTGCGCCGCCGTCATGCGCTCCACCGCGATGCGGCCGTCAGGCTGGATCACGTGCGACCCCTTAGGAGTGGGGAAGTCGGGGCTGCCGGTGGTGGCGAGGGCGACGTGAATTGCAGTGTCGCCGATCATCGCCGCCGCCGTCTGCGTCGACAGATTGATGTCGATCCACTTCTCCTGACCCTGCGGGTCGATGAGGGGCGACGTCTCGTCGGGGCCGAGGCGGAACACAAAGGCGCCGAACACGTAGCTGCCGTCGTCGAGCTGGAGCCATTCGCTTGCCCACGCCGGCGTGCTCGACACCCACGTCTGGCTGCCCACGAGCCAGTTCTCGCCCTGCACTGCGGCGACGACGTTCACCGTTTCGCCGTCCTGTCGCACTCCAA
This genomic window contains:
- a CDS encoding L,D-transpeptidase; this encodes MRVLVLGVALLGGVLFGLLVSNGCEMINGDPAPTPTLTPTVTPTRPPLPTQEPTPVPTPTPSIAPGAAIIIGGEVRTRGDPSTANPEVGVRQDGETVNVVAAVQGENWLVGSQTWVSSTPAWASEWLQLDDGSYVFGAFVFRLGPDETSPLIDPQGQEKWIDINLSTQTAAAMIGDTAIHVALATTGSPDFPTPKGSHVIQPDGRIAVERMTAAQAGYPPGQAQYDVERVLFTQYFDRYGNAIHLNYWRPESVFGSTPTSHGCVGLQLHDAQYFWLFGAPGMRVEVHD